A genomic window from Denticeps clupeoides chromosome 11, fDenClu1.1, whole genome shotgun sequence includes:
- the ube2d4 gene encoding ubiquitin-conjugating enzyme E2 D4 isoform X1 translates to MALKRIQKELTDLQRDPPAQCSAGPVGDDLFHWQATIMGPNDSPYQGGVFFLTIHFPTDYPFKPPKVAFTTKIYHPNINSNGSICLDILRSQWSPALTVSKVLLSICSLLCDPNPDDPLVPEIAHTYKADREKYNRLAREWTQKYAM, encoded by the exons ATGGCGTTGAAAAGGATCCAGAAG GAGCTGACAGACTTGCAGAGGGACCCTCCTGCTCAGTGTTCAGCGGGGCCTGTAGGGGACGACT TGTTTCATTGGCAAGCTACGATAATGGGGCCA AATGACAGCCCTTACCAAGGAGGGGTGTTCTTCCTCACAATCCACTTCCCAACAGATTACCCATTCAAGCCACCTAAG GTTGCTTTTACAACAAAGATCTACCACCCAAATATCAACAGCAATGGTAGTATTTGTCTGGATATACTGCGATCACAATGGTCACCTGCGCTCACTGTATCAAAAG ttctaTTGTCAATTTGCTCCCTGCTGTGTGACCCCAACCCAGATGATCCCCTGGTCCCGGAAATTGCACACACTTACAAAGCCGACAGGGAAAA GTACAACAGATTAGCAAGGGAATGGACACAAAAGTACGCAATGTGA
- the ube2d4 gene encoding ubiquitin-conjugating enzyme E2 D4 isoform X2 has protein sequence MGPNDSPYQGGVFFLTIHFPTDYPFKPPKVAFTTKIYHPNINSNGSICLDILRSQWSPALTVSKVLLSICSLLCDPNPDDPLVPEIAHTYKADREKYNRLAREWTQKYAM, from the exons ATGGGGCCA AATGACAGCCCTTACCAAGGAGGGGTGTTCTTCCTCACAATCCACTTCCCAACAGATTACCCATTCAAGCCACCTAAG GTTGCTTTTACAACAAAGATCTACCACCCAAATATCAACAGCAATGGTAGTATTTGTCTGGATATACTGCGATCACAATGGTCACCTGCGCTCACTGTATCAAAAG ttctaTTGTCAATTTGCTCCCTGCTGTGTGACCCCAACCCAGATGATCCCCTGGTCCCGGAAATTGCACACACTTACAAAGCCGACAGGGAAAA GTACAACAGATTAGCAAGGGAATGGACACAAAAGTACGCAATGTGA